A single Parabacteroides timonensis DNA region contains:
- a CDS encoding RagB/SusD family nutrient uptake outer membrane protein, whose translation MKTYIKYIIAGLFCTSLFPSCTDILDKKPLTEISENDLWSDPALVEGFVNSRYNQVGHGWTESMQSSAVDETELTWLRGCEVINFARVSPTDLGRMNGAWWGWDNRAWATKWANISNCNIFFERIEEVPFTDEEVRDRLKGEVRFIRALEYNDLVTRWGAMPLITKSFTLNDVDEILTLKRATYKECVDFMIDELTQAAEELPASYSGDNYGRATSVAALALKSRILLYAASPLMNENVKLEQVGYTSPDPDRWKKAADAAQAAIDAALAGGYALFNNYSDLSENYQNIFLDATSSNKEVLFARMGTTSSLGENLSSLEQYNFPNGFGGWGGNCPLQELVDDYEFQDGTDFDWNNPQHAAAPYENRDPRFYASILYDGAPFKERTLETYWDVDASGNEAGTGGKDSKFGVENWNTSMTGYNLKKFIDETYVGNSWNFTNKKNWIWLRLGEQYLNLAEALYHIGNEAGAREAVNTIRERVNMPDITSSCTQLLEDIKHERRIELAFEEHRYFDVRRWKEGPKYLGRTVHAVTIKKYPDGHKTYAVSPLRSDVGGDRLFDEKMYWLPIMKSEIDKNPNLVQNPGY comes from the coding sequence ATGAAAACATATATAAAATATATCATAGCAGGATTATTCTGTACCTCTTTATTCCCTTCCTGTACAGACATTCTGGATAAAAAACCATTGACAGAGATTTCAGAGAACGACTTATGGAGCGACCCGGCCCTGGTGGAAGGTTTCGTTAATTCGCGTTACAACCAGGTTGGACACGGATGGACCGAATCGATGCAGAGTTCAGCCGTAGACGAAACAGAACTAACCTGGTTGCGTGGTTGCGAAGTAATCAACTTCGCACGTGTAAGCCCAACCGACCTCGGACGTATGAACGGCGCCTGGTGGGGCTGGGATAACCGGGCATGGGCTACCAAATGGGCTAATATCTCCAATTGTAATATCTTTTTTGAACGTATAGAAGAAGTACCCTTCACTGATGAGGAAGTACGCGACCGCCTGAAAGGTGAAGTACGTTTCATCCGCGCATTGGAATACAATGACCTGGTAACCCGCTGGGGGGCTATGCCACTTATCACCAAAAGTTTCACACTGAATGATGTAGATGAGATCCTGACTCTCAAACGTGCTACTTATAAAGAGTGTGTCGACTTTATGATCGACGAACTGACTCAGGCGGCAGAAGAACTACCGGCTTCTTATAGCGGGGACAATTACGGACGTGCAACCAGTGTTGCCGCCCTGGCTCTCAAATCACGTATTCTATTATATGCTGCCAGCCCGCTAATGAACGAAAATGTAAAACTGGAGCAAGTCGGATATACCTCACCTGATCCCGACCGTTGGAAAAAAGCAGCAGACGCAGCCCAGGCTGCTATCGATGCAGCTTTAGCCGGAGGTTATGCATTATTCAATAATTATTCCGACCTGTCTGAAAACTATCAGAATATATTCCTCGATGCGACATCTTCCAATAAAGAGGTCTTGTTTGCCCGTATGGGAACTACCAGTAGTTTAGGAGAAAACCTGTCCAGTCTCGAACAATATAATTTCCCGAATGGTTTCGGCGGTTGGGGTGGCAACTGTCCGCTTCAGGAACTGGTCGACGATTACGAATTCCAGGACGGAACAGACTTCGACTGGAACAATCCTCAACATGCCGCTGCACCTTACGAAAACCGCGATCCACGCTTTTACGCCTCTATTTTGTACGATGGCGCACCATTTAAAGAACGTACATTGGAAACTTACTGGGATGTAGATGCCAGTGGTAACGAAGCCGGTACAGGAGGCAAAGACTCCAAGTTCGGAGTAGAGAACTGGAACACTTCTATGACGGGTTATAACCTGAAAAAGTTCATCGACGAAACCTATGTCGGCAACTCCTGGAATTTCACCAACAAAAAGAACTGGATTTGGTTACGCCTGGGTGAACAATATCTGAACCTGGCAGAAGCTTTATATCATATAGGCAATGAGGCCGGAGCACGTGAAGCGGTAAATACGATCCGCGAACGAGTAAATATGCCGGACATCACCTCTTCATGTACACAATTACTGGAGGATATCAAGCATGAACGCCGTATCGAACTGGCCTTCGAAGAACATCGCTATTTCGATGTACGCCGTTGGAAAGAAGGTCCTAAATACCTGGGGCGTACGGTACATGCCGTTACCATCAAGAAATATCCCGACGGACATAAGACCTATGCAGTCAGTCCGTTAAGAAGCGACGTAGGCGGCGACCGCCTGTTCGATGAAAAGATGTATTGGTTACCGATCATGAAGTCGGAAATCGATAAAAACCCGAATCTCGTACAAAATCCGGGATACTAA
- a CDS encoding RNA polymerase sigma-70 factor, translating into MALTDSQTALKSLYLVYFQRLMRFTKLYVSSTADAEEIVSDTFLVIWNNRKSLLKITNFEAYIYSIARHKAISYYRSRHMEQIELNEISVDLFIHTETTPEDDLISKERINQLNKAIDALPAKCKMAFKLVREDKLKYKEVATILDISVKTLEAHLANAIKKLRESLTSEQ; encoded by the coding sequence ATGGCATTAACCGATTCGCAGACAGCACTTAAATCGTTATATCTAGTCTATTTTCAAAGGCTGATGCGATTTACAAAGCTTTATGTATCCTCTACTGCTGATGCTGAAGAAATTGTATCCGATACTTTTTTGGTTATCTGGAATAACAGAAAATCTTTATTAAAGATAACCAACTTCGAGGCATACATTTATTCTATTGCCAGACATAAAGCCATCAGTTACTATCGTTCCAGGCACATGGAGCAAATAGAGTTGAATGAAATTTCAGTAGATCTTTTTATCCACACAGAAACAACCCCGGAAGACGATTTGATCTCGAAAGAAAGGATCAACCAACTAAATAAAGCCATCGACGCCCTTCCCGCTAAGTGTAAAATGGCATTTAAACTGGTACGGGAAGATAAACTTAAATATAAAGAAGTTGCAACCATACTGGATATTTCTGTAAAAACACTCGAAGCGCATCTGGCAAATGCGATAAAAAAACTACGTGAATCCCTGACTTCGGAACAATAA
- a CDS encoding TonB-dependent receptor gives MKKKCLLTAAISWIVVSMFAQTALKGKVVNAETNEPVVGANIRIDHSLAGCTTNGKGEFNISNLPEGEHTLSVTHVSFLPQKYTADSQDENILIKMSESYINLGQVVITGTGTHRRMTNSPVPIQVITAKDLGNANVTNLEDALVKLTPNVTTMTNGMGTTLSLNGMNEDYMLLLENGKRLTGDDRYTRINIANIKRIEILSGAASALYGSDAIGGVINIITDDTKNAVNVSNYTHYTSKGRFSENINADVNAGKFSSYTSYQRREADNWQVNDLDENGYKTGRPMSTGFLSDNISQRFAYNATDRLSFYVRGNYYDYNTRRPETATYFKKGKKKDENGNPIYEETQAYTYNMAHETYTYGAGAKYMINKSAYIDADFFADNYTSKYDYFLKTGDFERGDKETRKETTYYDATVKGIFKPNTWNKVSTGIEYINENFRSQSDNISFKSMYTIALFAQDEITILRNLQAVLGVRYLYNENFKNYATPNVALMYKLKGFNFRASYATGFRSPTLSQLYATDESKTSSRYTIGNPDLKPEKSNFFSLNGEYTCSRFSISATGFYNDIKDMIDYRVLSDEEIHQMGLDELHEKFSTIRQRDNVNRAKIKGISVNANIYAGAGFTVGGGYIYTDSEAKTLEHDSKTGTDIVVITPVDKSVKNAANVHARWDHDWNNYHLNVNLSGHIQGERYSSTYGYAPKYQQWDLNTRHSFNLDAFILEPGIGIENLFNNRDDRPWNSNFSTINPGRAVYISLAVKFKK, from the coding sequence ATGAAAAAGAAATGTTTACTCACAGCTGCTATCAGTTGGATAGTAGTATCTATGTTCGCTCAAACCGCCCTGAAAGGGAAAGTCGTAAACGCTGAAACCAACGAACCTGTCGTAGGAGCCAATATCCGCATAGACCATAGCCTGGCAGGATGCACAACCAATGGTAAAGGAGAATTCAATATCAGCAACCTGCCGGAAGGTGAACATACGCTGAGTGTAACACATGTTAGTTTCCTTCCCCAGAAATATACCGCAGACAGCCAGGATGAAAATATCCTGATCAAGATGAGCGAAAGCTATATCAACCTGGGACAAGTCGTTATAACCGGTACGGGAACCCACCGCCGCATGACCAACTCTCCTGTCCCCATACAGGTGATCACAGCCAAAGACCTGGGAAATGCCAACGTAACCAACCTGGAAGATGCCCTGGTCAAACTGACTCCGAATGTAACAACCATGACAAACGGAATGGGAACGACACTGAGCCTGAACGGCATGAACGAAGACTATATGCTACTGCTGGAAAACGGTAAACGCCTGACCGGTGACGACCGTTATACACGTATCAATATCGCCAATATAAAGCGTATCGAAATCCTGAGCGGGGCAGCTTCCGCCCTTTACGGCAGCGATGCAATCGGCGGCGTTATCAATATTATTACAGATGATACCAAGAATGCGGTGAATGTATCCAACTACACCCATTATACCAGTAAAGGACGGTTCAGCGAAAATATAAATGCAGACGTAAATGCCGGTAAATTTTCATCTTATACTTCATACCAGCGCAGGGAAGCGGATAACTGGCAAGTGAATGATCTCGACGAAAACGGCTATAAAACAGGCCGCCCGATGTCTACCGGATTCCTCTCCGACAATATCAGCCAACGTTTTGCTTACAATGCAACCGACCGCTTATCTTTCTACGTACGTGGTAATTACTATGACTATAACACCCGCCGACCGGAAACAGCCACTTACTTTAAGAAAGGAAAGAAGAAAGATGAAAACGGCAACCCGATCTATGAAGAGACACAGGCTTATACCTATAACATGGCGCATGAAACCTACACCTATGGTGCCGGTGCCAAATATATGATCAACAAATCCGCTTACATCGATGCTGACTTCTTTGCCGACAATTACACCTCAAAATATGACTATTTCCTCAAAACCGGAGATTTCGAACGCGGCGATAAAGAAACCCGTAAAGAAACGACTTATTACGATGCAACCGTAAAAGGTATTTTCAAACCTAATACGTGGAATAAAGTATCCACAGGTATCGAGTATATCAATGAAAACTTCAGAAGCCAATCGGATAACATCAGCTTCAAGAGCATGTATACGATTGCACTTTTTGCACAGGATGAAATTACGATACTAAGAAACCTACAGGCCGTATTAGGCGTGCGCTATCTCTACAATGAGAATTTTAAAAACTATGCCACTCCAAATGTTGCCCTTATGTACAAACTCAAAGGATTTAATTTCCGGGCATCGTACGCAACAGGCTTCCGTTCGCCCACATTGTCCCAACTATACGCAACGGACGAATCGAAAACTTCAAGCCGTTATACGATTGGAAACCCCGACCTGAAACCGGAAAAGAGTAATTTCTTTTCACTGAACGGCGAATATACATGCTCACGTTTTTCAATATCGGCCACCGGATTCTACAACGATATTAAAGACATGATCGATTACCGCGTATTAAGCGATGAAGAGATTCACCAGATGGGACTGGATGAGCTTCATGAGAAATTCTCTACCATCCGTCAGCGCGACAATGTGAACCGGGCTAAAATCAAAGGGATCAGTGTAAACGCAAATATTTATGCAGGAGCCGGATTCACCGTAGGCGGAGGTTACATCTACACAGACAGCGAAGCTAAGACACTGGAACACGACAGCAAAACCGGAACTGATATTGTCGTAATTACTCCTGTCGATAAGAGCGTAAAGAATGCAGCCAATGTACATGCACGTTGGGATCATGACTGGAACAACTACCACCTGAATGTAAACCTGAGCGGACATATCCAGGGCGAACGCTATTCCAGCACATACGGCTACGCCCCGAAATACCAGCAATGGGATTTGAACACCCGCCACTCATTCAACCTAGACGCATTTATCCTGGAACCGGGAATCGGTATCGAAAACTTATTTAACAACCGCGACGACCGCCCCTGGAACAGTAATTTCTCCACGATAAACCCCGGACGGGCCGTTTACATTAGTCTGGCTGTGAAATTCAAAAAGTAA
- a CDS encoding FecR family protein — MENKTDHIIAKVLNDEASSEDILYLSQWLNEDEKNQKEFCELRSYWNADVNIRNEISPILSVDKLQQKINNQTKHPQKRQTLKYMLPIAAAITLFVALAINLWLIKERKQPCEYYTYLTSESTANLTMDDGTKITLNKNSRLTYSSEYGIENRSVKLIGEAFFDVEKDSIKPFKIEIGNASVTVLGTTFNIKAEESSNKITATLIKGSIQFHAAEQNLILKPGQQLTFLQNSNHISVEQVDTDIFTSWTTGLLKYKSIPFVKLISELKTKYQVEINISNKRLTNPDIVVSGTFSENQNIGEILTVISKSLPFRWEKKDDKYIIK, encoded by the coding sequence ATGGAGAATAAAACAGATCATATTATTGCTAAAGTTCTGAATGACGAAGCATCTTCAGAAGATATTCTGTATCTGAGCCAATGGCTGAATGAAGATGAGAAAAACCAGAAAGAATTCTGTGAACTGAGAAGTTACTGGAATGCGGATGTAAATATCCGGAATGAAATATCCCCTATCTTATCAGTAGACAAACTACAACAAAAAATCAATAACCAAACCAAACACCCTCAGAAAAGACAGACATTAAAATATATGCTCCCGATAGCTGCCGCAATAACATTATTTGTAGCTCTTGCAATAAATCTATGGTTAATAAAAGAACGGAAGCAACCTTGTGAATACTACACATATCTGACCAGCGAAAGTACCGCCAACCTGACAATGGATGATGGAACAAAAATTACCTTGAATAAAAACAGCCGCCTGACCTATTCCAGTGAATATGGAATAGAAAACCGTTCCGTCAAACTTATCGGAGAAGCTTTTTTCGATGTAGAAAAGGATTCTATAAAACCTTTCAAGATAGAAATAGGAAATGCCTCTGTTACTGTTTTAGGAACAACTTTCAATATCAAGGCGGAAGAATCGTCCAATAAAATCACAGCAACTTTAATAAAAGGTTCCATCCAATTTCATGCGGCGGAACAAAATCTCATTCTGAAACCGGGACAACAACTAACATTCCTCCAGAATTCGAATCATATTAGTGTAGAGCAGGTCGATACAGACATATTTACATCCTGGACCACCGGATTGCTGAAATATAAATCGATCCCATTCGTAAAACTTATATCCGAATTAAAAACGAAATACCAGGTAGAGATCAACATCAGCAATAAGCGCCTGACCAATCCGGATATTGTTGTTTCAGGAACTTTCAGCGAAAATCAGAATATCGGAGAAATACTGACGGTGATCTCGAAAAGCCTGCCATTCCGTTGGGAAAAGAAAGACGATAAATATATTATCAAATAA
- a CDS encoding SusC/RagA family TonB-linked outer membrane protein: protein MRITVLLLFTVMLQVIAAEAAYSQSAKLSVKANQMSLTDLFAQIEKQSEFLFFYVDKEVNNINVNVKASNKPIEEILSNALKGTGLTYVINDRNINIIKRSNIQQQQQQSKKRITGTVVDQTGMPIIGANVVENGTSNGTVTDFEGNFSLELSENATIQISYIGYNSQFIPVKGSSTFNIQLEEDTEALDEVVVVGYGVQKKVSVTGSLATTAGSDLAKVPTPNVTNTLAGRMPGLVSYNRSGEPGYDDAKLLIRGASTTGDSSPLVVVDGVADRAGGFNRIDPNDIESITILKDASAAIYGSRAANGVILVTTKRGKEEKVTINYNGNVGISSPTILPKMASSAEYAELLNEINPNTYSAEQIQKFRDGSDPINYPNINAFDLLTRQALQTQHNVSISGGSKIVNFYASLGYQYQDNYYKNSASNYNQYNLRSNLDITPHKNVKIGLNVAFRQEDRNSPIYGSQDIWRYMIKYNPMVNIWWPGTDYGNNASKQDNFAPATGLDNSMGYTKDKNSYLNSDITLHLDLPWITEGLSIDAGAYIDRSDTFWKQFQHKYDLYNYDQATNEYTAVQQGSNILNQNMTQTLGITLNARLNYARVFNDIHNLNVFVAYEQYKSRYDKMEGRRQDFISTSIDELFAGDSNSQTNNGTASETARMNYFGRVDYGLMDRYLFQFNWRYDGSENFPSGNRFGFFPGVSVGWRISEEDFWKNNISWMDYFKVRASWGQMGNDKVDPFQYMTAYIFDNPGIFGNGIQNGVWLNRTANPNITWEVANTYNIGIEAKFLNNFNFEMDFFKTKRNNILATRNAAIPDYAGLTLPDENIGECSNIGTELMLGYTKQLNKDWHLNLSGNFTYNRSKIDFIDEPSTTLEWQRRTGLSIGTNGDRYLMYQADGIFRTQEELDAYPHLSNARVGDVRFVDINDDGVIDGSDKVRQDKPSVPRIMYGINLGVNYKDWSLNMLFQGAAQVWQYTFMEAGTIGNFTKDFYDNRWTEDNIAAKYPRTYNRDATVTGGGNFRNSFWLNNASYLRLKSVELSYTLPRQLLNKTPLSNVRFSLSGYNLLTITGIKNIDPETEDNDQGWAAWNTPQSKVFNFGVNVTF, encoded by the coding sequence ATGAGAATCACTGTCCTTTTGTTGTTTACAGTTATGCTTCAGGTGATAGCTGCAGAGGCAGCCTATTCACAATCGGCTAAATTGTCGGTAAAAGCCAATCAAATGTCGCTCACCGATCTTTTCGCACAAATAGAGAAGCAAAGTGAATTTCTGTTCTTTTACGTCGATAAAGAGGTAAACAATATCAACGTAAATGTGAAAGCATCCAATAAGCCGATAGAGGAAATCCTCTCGAACGCTCTAAAAGGTACCGGACTTACTTATGTTATTAACGACCGGAATATCAACATCATCAAAAGAAGTAATATTCAGCAGCAACAACAACAATCCAAGAAGAGAATAACAGGAACTGTTGTCGATCAAACCGGTATGCCTATCATCGGAGCTAATGTTGTAGAAAATGGCACTTCTAACGGAACTGTTACTGACTTCGAAGGGAATTTCTCACTGGAATTGTCGGAGAATGCGACTATACAAATCAGTTATATCGGCTACAACTCACAGTTCATCCCGGTAAAAGGCTCTTCCACCTTTAACATACAACTGGAAGAAGATACAGAAGCATTGGATGAAGTAGTCGTCGTAGGATACGGTGTACAGAAAAAAGTATCTGTTACAGGATCATTGGCTACGACAGCCGGTAGCGACCTGGCCAAAGTTCCAACACCGAACGTCACAAACACACTGGCCGGACGTATGCCGGGACTTGTTTCCTACAATCGTAGCGGTGAGCCGGGTTACGACGATGCCAAGTTACTGATCAGGGGTGCCAGCACAACCGGCGATTCTTCTCCCCTGGTTGTTGTAGACGGAGTAGCCGACCGTGCCGGAGGTTTCAACCGTATCGACCCGAACGACATCGAAAGCATCACGATCCTGAAAGATGCTTCGGCTGCCATTTACGGATCACGGGCAGCAAACGGTGTAATTCTGGTAACCACCAAACGCGGTAAAGAAGAAAAAGTAACTATTAACTACAATGGAAATGTAGGTATAAGCTCACCGACTATTCTTCCGAAAATGGCTTCATCCGCCGAATATGCCGAATTACTGAACGAGATCAATCCGAATACCTATTCAGCCGAACAGATCCAGAAGTTCAGGGATGGTAGCGACCCGATCAATTATCCGAACATCAATGCATTCGATCTATTGACACGCCAGGCATTACAGACACAACACAATGTGTCTATTTCGGGTGGCAGCAAAATCGTAAACTTCTACGCTTCTTTAGGTTATCAGTATCAGGATAACTATTACAAAAACAGTGCAAGTAATTACAACCAGTATAATCTGCGTTCAAACCTGGATATAACACCGCACAAGAATGTAAAAATCGGATTGAACGTCGCATTCCGCCAGGAAGACCGTAACTCACCTATTTACGGTTCGCAAGACATCTGGCGTTACATGATCAAATACAACCCGATGGTCAATATCTGGTGGCCGGGAACCGATTACGGTAATAACGCTTCCAAACAGGATAACTTCGCTCCGGCAACAGGCCTCGACAATTCAATGGGATACACGAAGGATAAAAATTCATATCTGAACAGTGACATTACCCTCCACCTGGATCTGCCTTGGATCACAGAAGGTTTATCCATCGATGCCGGTGCATATATCGACCGTAGCGATACTTTCTGGAAACAGTTCCAGCATAAGTACGACCTGTATAATTATGACCAGGCCACGAACGAATATACAGCCGTACAACAAGGCTCGAATATCCTGAACCAGAACATGACACAAACATTAGGTATCACCCTGAATGCCCGGTTGAACTACGCACGTGTATTTAACGATATCCACAACCTGAATGTTTTTGTAGCATACGAACAATACAAGAGCCGTTACGACAAGATGGAAGGACGCAGGCAGGATTTTATCTCAACCTCTATCGATGAATTATTTGCCGGCGACAGCAACAGCCAGACCAATAACGGTACCGCTTCCGAGACAGCCCGCATGAACTATTTCGGACGTGTCGACTATGGTTTGATGGATCGTTATCTGTTCCAGTTCAACTGGCGCTATGATGGTTCTGAAAACTTCCCTTCCGGCAATCGTTTCGGTTTCTTCCCAGGTGTATCGGTAGGTTGGAGAATCTCTGAAGAAGATTTCTGGAAAAACAACATATCCTGGATGGATTATTTCAAGGTTCGTGCTTCCTGGGGACAGATGGGTAACGATAAAGTAGATCCGTTCCAGTATATGACTGCTTACATTTTCGACAACCCCGGTATCTTCGGTAACGGCATTCAAAATGGTGTATGGCTGAATCGTACGGCAAACCCGAACATCACCTGGGAAGTTGCCAACACTTACAATATCGGAATCGAGGCGAAGTTCCTGAATAACTTCAACTTCGAAATGGACTTCTTCAAAACGAAACGTAACAACATTCTGGCCACCCGTAATGCAGCTATCCCCGATTATGCAGGTTTGACATTGCCGGACGAAAATATCGGAGAATGCTCTAATATCGGTACGGAATTAATGCTAGGCTACACCAAGCAATTGAATAAAGACTGGCACCTGAACCTGAGCGGAAACTTCACATACAACCGCAGCAAGATCGATTTCATCGATGAACCGTCTACCACTCTCGAATGGCAACGTCGTACCGGATTATCGATCGGAACGAACGGAGATCGTTATCTGATGTATCAGGCAGACGGTATTTTCCGTACGCAGGAAGAACTGGATGCTTATCCTCACCTGTCGAATGCACGTGTAGGCGATGTACGCTTCGTCGATATAAACGACGATGGCGTGATAGATGGCTCCGACAAGGTTCGTCAGGATAAACCGTCGGTACCCCGTATCATGTACGGTATCAACCTAGGCGTAAATTACAAAGACTGGAGCCTGAATATGTTATTCCAGGGAGCTGCACAGGTTTGGCAATATACCTTTATGGAAGCCGGTACGATCGGAAACTTCACAAAAGATTTCTATGACAACCGCTGGACAGAAGATAACATCGCAGCTAAATACCCTCGTACTTATAATAGAGACGCAACAGTAACAGGCGGTGGTAACTTCCGTAACTCATTCTGGTTGAATAACGCATCTTACCTGCGTCTGAAAAGTGTTGAATTATCTTATACATTGCCACGGCAACTGCTGAACAAAACTCCGCTAAGTAACGTACGTTTCTCTCTGAGCGGTTACAATCTTCTGACCATCACAGGCATTAAGAATATCGACCCGGAAACAGAAGATAACGATCAAGGTTGGGCAGCCTGGAACACTCCACAGTCTAAGGTATTTAATTTCGGCGTGAACGTAACATTTTAA
- a CDS encoding glycoside hydrolase family 97 protein, which translates to MKKLLISLSVLLAVSPLFAQERTVSGPDNNLKVTVSLKRGGEPVYQVTYKDKTVIEESPLGVLTDIGDFSKRMKLVEHKTGNVDEQYTLNRCKTADVHYVANKLVCTFENADQKKMDVIFQVSNNDIAFRYAFPQYGHTACLVIEKEATGFDFPQQTTTFMCPQAAPMTGWERTKPSYEEEYTPDEPVGMISKHKVGHTFPCLFHIDNNWVLVSETGVSSRYCASHLSDGSKEGLYTIAFPHPGENNGNGSAAPGLALPGETPWRTITVGDNLQPIVETTIPFDVVKPLYDASQDYKFGRSTWSWIVWQDGSINYDDQIKYIDLASAMGYEYVLIDNWWDTKIGHERMAELIKYAKSKNVGIFLWYNSNGYWSDAPQGPKQRMCTSPARKKEMKWLQEQGVKGLKVDFFGGDKQETMQLYEDILTDANEHGLMIIFHGCTLPRGWERMYPNYVGSEAVLASENLIFDQYWADRESYNACLHPFIRNAVGSMDFGGTLLNKRYNRTNDGGTIRKTTDIFQLATAVLFQSPVQNFALTPNNLTDVPSFEIDFMKQIPTTWDETRFIDGYPGKYCVLARRHADKWYITGINAGKETLKLKVSLPMLAGQKVTKYDDNKDRSPRMSDATVKQNGEYQLEILPDGGIVLVN; encoded by the coding sequence ATGAAGAAATTATTAATCAGTTTATCAGTTCTGCTTGCCGTCTCTCCTCTATTTGCACAGGAGAGAACGGTCAGCGGACCGGATAATAATCTAAAAGTAACAGTCTCTTTAAAAAGAGGAGGCGAACCGGTCTACCAGGTCACATATAAAGATAAAACAGTGATCGAAGAATCTCCTTTAGGAGTACTTACCGATATCGGCGATTTCAGCAAAAGGATGAAGTTGGTCGAACACAAAACGGGTAATGTGGATGAACAGTACACATTAAATCGTTGTAAAACAGCGGATGTCCATTATGTTGCCAACAAATTGGTTTGTACCTTCGAAAATGCGGATCAGAAAAAGATGGATGTAATCTTCCAGGTAAGTAATAACGATATTGCCTTCCGATATGCATTTCCTCAATATGGACATACCGCCTGTCTGGTAATAGAAAAAGAGGCAACCGGATTTGACTTTCCACAACAGACAACGACATTCATGTGCCCTCAGGCCGCTCCTATGACCGGCTGGGAACGTACCAAGCCAAGTTACGAAGAGGAATATACACCCGATGAACCTGTCGGAATGATATCCAAACACAAAGTAGGTCATACTTTCCCATGCCTGTTCCATATCGATAACAATTGGGTATTGGTGTCGGAAACAGGCGTAAGCAGCCGATATTGTGCATCCCATCTGAGCGATGGCAGTAAAGAGGGGCTATATACGATCGCTTTCCCTCATCCGGGAGAGAACAACGGTAACGGCAGCGCAGCACCCGGCCTGGCTTTACCGGGCGAAACACCCTGGCGTACCATCACTGTCGGTGACAATTTACAGCCGATCGTCGAAACAACAATTCCTTTCGATGTGGTAAAACCGTTGTACGATGCATCTCAGGACTATAAGTTCGGCCGTTCCACCTGGAGTTGGATCGTGTGGCAAGACGGTAGTATCAACTATGACGATCAGATAAAGTACATCGACCTGGCATCCGCTATGGGATACGAATATGTACTGATCGACAACTGGTGGGACACAAAGATCGGCCATGAACGGATGGCGGAACTGATCAAATATGCCAAATCTAAAAATGTGGGCATATTCCTCTGGTACAACTCCAATGGTTACTGGAGCGATGCTCCTCAGGGGCCTAAACAGCGTATGTGTACCTCTCCCGCCCGGAAAAAAGAAATGAAATGGCTACAGGAACAGGGAGTGAAAGGTTTGAAAGTGGACTTTTTCGGTGGTGATAAGCAAGAAACCATGCAATTGTATGAAGATATCCTGACGGATGCCAACGAACATGGATTGATGATCATCTTCCACGGCTGTACACTTCCGCGTGGCTGGGAACGCATGTACCCGAACTATGTAGGCAGCGAAGCTGTATTGGCTTCCGAAAACCTGATATTCGACCAATACTGGGCCGACAGGGAATCATACAACGCCTGCCTGCATCCGTTCATCCGTAATGCAGTAGGGAGCATGGACTTCGGAGGTACGTTACTGAACAAACGTTACAACCGTACAAACGATGGAGGCACGATCCGTAAAACGACCGACATTTTCCAGCTTGCAACGGCGGTACTTTTTCAAAGCCCGGTACAGAACTTTGCACTTACGCCCAACAACCTGACCGATGTTCCGTCCTTCGAGATCGACTTTATGAAGCAGATACCGACAACCTGGGACGAGACACGTTTTATCGATGGTTATCCCGGCAAATATTGTGTTTTAGCCCGTCGCCATGCAGACAAATGGTATATCACAGGCATAAATGCAGGTAAAGAAACTTTGAAACTGAAAGTTTCTCTCCCCATGCTTGCCGGACAAAAGGTAACGAAATACGATGACAACAAAGATCGTTCACCAAGAATGTCGGATGCTACCGTCAAACAGAATGGCGAATATCAACTGGAAATTTTACCGGATGGCGGAATAGTATTGGTTAATTAA